In Fusarium falciforme chromosome 10, complete sequence, a single genomic region encodes these proteins:
- a CDS encoding Cation-ATPase-N domain-containing protein, giving the protein MVVLGSLRWKTGDEEDGTRVGGRTQTCSGEDGEPGPQKRSSSQSRRGNATLPIQYRSISFEIDDAERNHHHAQSKSKAKDAVVLKFETIEWHKLRIEEVQKRLQVDMAHGLSAREADDRLRKQGKNKISPLPNPLFWKIFGYFFKGFGSILCVGGILVFISWKPLGDPPAIANLALGIVLVAVFVIQAAFNGWQDWSSSRVMQSITEMLPESCVLLRDGAKVEVSATDVVTGDVIFIKAGNRIPADVRYLQVSHDTSVDRAVLTGESKPIKATVDSTDDNYLETHCIGLQGTHCVSGSALGVVVSTGDATVFGQIAKLTGEPKTGLTTMEKDIFRFVSLIVLIMVSWIIILVAVWAGWLRKSHPDWINVSALIVSCVSVAIAYIPEGLPIAVTSSLTITANLMKKNKILCKSLKTVETLGSVSVICSDKTGTLTKNKMFATDCSLYTTTFTPESAMDDIRLHQRSSGIHQIRAVAGLCNSAEFDPESEKEALTDRHIFGDATDQAALRLSEGFGPVSELRKTWTSVFELSFNSKNKFMAKAFKAPKNQDVDICLGVSGAKEFTAGSVLLTIKGAPDILLGRCTSMVQPDGSVAALTEDEAIAVKQLKDQWSSNGKRVILLARKILGADRIPPDTSSPEFETQMMHELQSELTLVSLLAMIDPPRPEMPEVIATLRGAGIRAFMVTGDFGLTALAIARQCGMVTAQVVHDASSLVRFPTEGEDDSNSPRDAALLLSGSDLMSLNEHQWEQLCKYNEIVFSRTTPDQKLRIVREFQARKQIVGMTGDGVNDAPALKAADVGISLTSGSDIAIEAADMVLLESFSAIVEAVRFGRVVFDNLKKVIAYLLPAGSFSEFWPVFTNVVFGLPQILSSFLMIIICCFTDCAGAIVLAYEKPEADVLFRPPRDPSKTHLVNWQLIFHAYAFVGVIESVCSFAMAYWYLERKGIPFSDLWFKFGEIPTHVDPDYYNARLNEASSIYFMNLVVMQWFNLMAVRNRHLSIFQHPPVFNKRTQNLLLFPAILFTLGVAVIWLYIPSLQDVLSTAGVPVEHYFYPAALGLGLFCLDEGRKACIRRWPNSVLARMAW; this is encoded by the exons ATGGTCGTGTTAGGATCCCTGCGCTGGAAGACAGGCGACGAAGAGGACGGCACCCGAGTCGGCGGTAGAACGCAGACGTGCTCTGGGGAGGATGGCGAACCCGGGCCTCAGAAGCGCTCGTCGAGCCAGAGCCGCCGAGGGAATGCGACCCTGCCGATCCAGTATCGCAGCAT CTCGTTCGAGATAGACGACGCTGAGAGAAACCATCATCACGCgcagtccaagtccaaggccaaggatgctGTTGTTTTGA AATTCGAAACCATCGAGTGGCACAAGCTACGAATCGAAGAAGTTCAGAAACGCCTTCAAGTCGACATGGCTCATGGCTTATCGGCTCGAGAAGCCGACGATCGGTTGCGAAAGCAGGGCAAAAACAAGATCTCCCCTCTCCCGAACCCCTTGTTTTGGAAGATATTCGGATACTTCTTCAAAGGCTTTGGGTCTATCCTCTGTGTTGGAGGCAttctcgtcttcatctcctGGAAGCCCCTGGGAGATCCTCCAGCCATCGCAAACCTCGCCTTGGGTATAGTCCTCGTGGCTGTCTTTGTCATTCAGGCGGCCTTCAACGGATGGCAAGACTGGTCTTCATCTCGTGTCATGCAGTCCATCACCGAGATGCTACCCGAGTCGTGCGTTCTTCTTCGCGATGGTGCCAAGGTTGAAGTCAGCGCTACCGACGTTGTTACTGGCgatgtcatcttcatcaaggcTGGGAACAGGATCCCCGCCGATGTTCGCTACCTCCAGGTCTCGCATGATACATCCGTTGACCGTGCTGTTCTGACCG GTGAATCAAAGCCTATCAAGGCTACTGTCGACTCAACTGATGACAACTATCTCGAAACTCACTGCATTGGCCTGCAAGGCACGCATTGTGTTTCCGGTAGTGCGCTCGGTGTTGTCGTTTCCACTGGTGATGCGACAGTCTTTGGCCAAATTGCAAAACTGACTGGCGAACCCAAAACGGGTTTGACAACGATGGAAAAGGACATCTTTCGCTTTGTCTCACTCATCGTTCTCATCATGGTGTCGTGGATCATTATTCTAGTGGCCGTCTG GGCTGGATGGCTCCGCAAGTCTCACCCTGACTGGATCAACGTATCTGCTCTCATCGTGAGCTGTGTCAGCGTGGCCATTGCGTATATCCCCGAGGGTCTTCCAATCGCCGTTACGTCTAGCCTGACTATCACGGCGAATCTaatgaagaagaacaagattCTGTGCAAGTCACTTAAAACAGTCGAGACTCTAGGTTCAGTCTCTGTCATCTGCTCTGACAAGACTGGAACCTTGACCAAG AACAAGATGTTTGCCACCGACTGCTCTCTATACACCACCACTTTCACTCCCGAATCAGCCATGGACGACATCCGCCTCCATCAACGAAGCTCAGGTATCCATCAAATACGAGCAGTAGCAGGACTCTGCAACTCTGCTGAGTTTGACCCCGAGTCTGAGAAAGAGGCTCTGACGGACCGGCACATCTTTGGAGATGCCACCGATCAGGCAGCCTTGAGGCTTTCGGAAGGGTTTGGTCCCGTCTCGGAGCTACGTAAGACGTGGACGAGCGTTTTTGAGCTGTCTTTCAACAGCAAGAACAAGTTCATGGCAAAGGCGTTTAAGGCGCCCAAGAATCAGGATGTTGATATTTGTCTTGGCGTGTCAGGGGCCAAAGAGTTCACGGCTGGCAGCGT GCTGCTGACAATCAAGGGTGCCCCGGACATTCTGCTCGGACGATGCACCAGCATGGTTCAACCAGATGGCTCTGTGGCGGCCTTGACTGAGGATGAAGCGATAGCGGTGAAGCAACTCAAAGATCAGTGGTCCTCTAACGGCAAACGCGTGATTCTACTCGCTCGAAAGATACTCGGTGCCGATAGAATCCCCCCGGATACATCGTCGCCTGAATTTGAGACTCAGATGATGCACGAACTTCAATCTGAGCTTACCCTGGTTTCCCTCCTGGCCATGATCGACCCGCCCCGTCCTGAGATGCCTGAGGTTATTGCCACGCTGCGTGGAGCTGGAATTCGTGCCTTTATG GTTACGGGTGACTTTGGACTTACAGCCTTGGCTATCGCTCGCCAGTGCGGCATGGTTACTGCTCAAGTCGTCCACGACGCATCCTCCCTTGTGAGATTCCCAACAGAAGGTGAAGACGACTCGAATTCACCACGAGATGCCGCGCTCCTCCTCTCTGGCTCAGACTTGATGAGTCTCAACGAACACCAGTGGGAACAGCTCTGCAAGTATAACGAGATTGTCTTTTCACGCACAACACCTGACCAGAAGCTACGCATCGTCCGCGAGTTCCAGGCCAGGAAGCAGATCGTCGGCATGACCGGTGACGGAGTCAATGATGCACCGGCTCTCAAGGCCGCAGATGTGGGCATAAGTCTCACCAGTGGTTCCGATATCGCTATCGAGGCGGCCGATATGGTACTGCTGGAGTCTTTTTCCGCTATTGTCGAGGCAGTAAGATTTGGGCGGGTCGTCTTTGATAACCTCAAGAAGGTCATTGCCTACCTGCTCCCAGCAGGCTCATTCTCCGAGTTTTGGCCAGTCTTCACCAATGTGGTCTTTGGGCTTCCGCAGATTTTATCCTCTTTCCTCATGATCATCATATG TTGCTTCACCGATTGCGCCGGCGCCATCGTCCTAGCCTACGAAAAGCCCGAAGCAGACGTCCTATTCCGACCTCCACGAGACCCTAGCAAGACACATCTTGTCAACTGGCAGCTCATCTTCCATGCGTATGCCTTTGTTGGCGTCATCGAGAGTGTCTGCTCATTTGCTATGGCGTACTGGTATCTTGAACGAAAAGGCATCCCTTTCTCGGACCTGTGGTTCAAGTTTGGCGAGATTCCTACACATGTTGATCCGGATTACTACAATGCGCGGCTTAACGAGGCTAGTTCGATTTACTTTATGAACCTCGTCGTCAT GCAATGGTTCAACCTGATGGCGGTTCGCAATAGGCACCTGTCCATCTTCCAACATCCCCCTGTGTTCAACAAGCGCACGCAGAATCTGCTTCTCTTTCCTGCAATCCTGTTTACCCTGGGTGTTGCCGTCATTTGGCTGTATATCCCAAGCCTTCAAGACGTTTTAAGTACCGCTGGCGTTCCGGTTGAGCACTACTTCTATCCCGCGGCGCTTGGACTCGGTCTTTTCTGCCTGGATGAGGGTAGAAAGGCATGTATTCGTCGCTGGCCAAACTCTGTGCTGGCCCGGATGGCTTGGTAA